One Choloepus didactylus isolate mChoDid1 chromosome 16, mChoDid1.pri, whole genome shotgun sequence DNA window includes the following coding sequences:
- the LOC119511551 gene encoding spindle and kinetochore-associated protein 2-like has protein sequence MELEVDKLELMSQKADSNLGYIQYRLDSEIKTDHPDSVDKKNSITLLKELSAIKFQYQTWPARFKPVAVEQKKTKSCICATLNKTMTMIQEIQKQTNLELSPPTEEEKNAAEQLKSHTRLVKKCTCKKGL, from the coding sequence ATGGAGTTGGAGGTTGATAAGCTGGAACTGATGTCCCAGAAAGCTGACTCTAATCTGGGTTACATTCAATACAGGCTGGATTCTGAAATCAAGACTGACCATCCTGATTCAGTAGACAAGAAAAATTCAATTACTCTCTTAAAGGAATTGTCAGCAATAAAGTTTCAATATCAGACTTGGCCTGCACGCTTTAAACCAGTTGCTGTTGAGCAGAAAAAGACTAAGAGCTGCATTTGTGCTACTTTAAATAAGACTATGACCATgatacaagaaatacaaaagcaaacaaacctgGAGCTCTCACCACcaactgaagaagagaaaaatgcagCAGAACAATTAAAATCTCATACCAGACTTGTGAAGAAATGTACTTGCAAAAAGGGACTCTAA